The proteins below come from a single Pleuronectes platessa chromosome 1, fPlePla1.1, whole genome shotgun sequence genomic window:
- the ppip5k1a gene encoding inositol hexakisphosphate and diphosphoinositol-pentakisphosphate kinase 2 isoform X7, producing MSEPNSPGESRRGAPRFFVGCEDDESEALEDSMRTDMDLYEDDEDTDSPPEQQIEVGICCMMKKSKSKPMTQILERLCRFEYITVVIFPEDVILNESVDKWPLCDCLISFHSKGFPLDKAVSYAKLRNPLLINDLNMQYYIQDRREVYRILQEEGIDLPRYAVLNRDPDKPDECNLVEGEDHVEVNGEIFQKPFVEKPVCAEDHNVYIYYPTSAGGGSQRLFRKIGSRSSVYSPESCVRKTGSYIYEEFMPTDGTDVKVYTVGPDYAHAEARKSPALDGKVERDSEGKEVRYPVMLSAMEKLVARKVCLAFKQTVCGFDLLRANGHSYVCDVNGFSFVKNSMKYYDDCAKILGNIVMRELAPQFQIPWSIPTEAEDIPIVPTTSGTMMELRCVIAIIRHGDRTPKQKMKMEVRNPMFFDLFDKYGGYKTGKLKLKKPKQLQEVLDITRQLLAELGQHTDCEIEEKKSKLEQLKTVLEMYGHFSGINRKVQLTYLPHGQPKTSSEEEDTRKEAPSLLLVLKWGGELTPAGRVQAEELGRAFRCMYPGGQGDYAGFPGCGLLRLHSTYRHDLKIYASDEGRVQMTAAAFAKGLLALEGELTPILVQMVKSANMNGLLDNDSDSLSSCQHRVKARLHDILQKDRVFIDEDYDRLAPNCSASLVNSMKIVQNPVFTCDQVYALIQNLTSQIRKRMEDPKSADLQLYHSETLELMLQRWSKLERDFRMKNGRYDISKIPDIYDCVKYDVIHNATLGLEDTLELFRLSRALADIVIPQEYGINKGEKLDIAYAYCLPLVRKILLDLQRTHEDESVNKLHPLYSRGVMSPGRHVRTRLYFTSESHVHSLLSILRYGGLLDEEKDQQWKRAMDYLSAVSELNYMTQLVIMLYEDNNKDLTSEERFHVELHFSPGVKGVEEEENAPTGFGFRPASAEVARQNGQKQPDPGSLEDLTRDETDRAVPLSEPIAIQRKSPLIRNHKTGSMEVLSETSSSKVGSYRLFSFCSRQSPEMKQSGLGSQCAGLFSTTVLGGSSSAPNLQDYARAHRKKFSSGSLSYKDELLSMPAVKRFSVSFAKYPTNGTQDDTSTIAVAPPLWCSATEPFEEHHVAQLLRPFFTDPSLSRHLSLDGALAHHLHQCSYHLRLFRNWLISGQEPLEYLYGFEGCSMVPSIYPLETLHNSLSLKQVDEFLTGVCERAGDPHTRTTRALSAMFDTHNQPSVDSFIPQRVLSSSISLRSRSDRPPWYSSGPSSTVSSAGPSSPTTADTSPRFSFSDKISLTSQSSEETHSSQNMASQPAPPVGALDPAGPAASHPAGVPLTPNNSPEDEDATGLQSDPPEDGPASVELSDPDLRPACSALAELALGRMEGYCLPSSLPVLLELRESSSEAGSSSQTPQSPEGPDEFFDTQESMELWMDSPESPPPPDTPLEAGATHPAEP from the exons GCTTCCCACTGGACAAGGCCGTGAGCTACGCCAAACTTAGAAATCCTCTGCTCATCAACGACCTGAACATGCAGTACTACATTCAGGACAG GAGGGAGGTGTATCGCATCCTGCAGGAGGAAGGGATCGACCTGCCACGCTATGCCGTGCTGAACCGTGACCCAGATAAACCAGATG AATGCaacctggtggaaggagagGACCACGTGGAGGTGAACGGAGAGATCTTCCAGAAGCCTTTCGTTGAGAAGCCCGTCTGTGCCGAGGACCACAACGTCTACATCTACTACCCCACGTCTGCTGGTGGTGGCAGCCAGCGTCTCTTCAGAAAG ATTGGGAGTCGGAGCAGCGTGTACTCACCGGAGAGCTGTGTGAGGAAGACGGGCTCGTACATCTATGAAGAGTTCATGCCAACAGATGGAACTGACGTCAAG GTTTACACAGTGGGACCGGACTACGCTCATGCTGAGGCCCGGAAGTCTCCGGCTCTGGACGGGAAGGTGGAGCGAGACAGCGAAGGCAAGGAGGTGCGCTACCCCGTCATGCTCTCAGCCATGGAGAAACTGGTGGCCCGCAAGGTCTGCCTGGCGTTTAAG CAAACGGTCTGTGGCTTCGACCTCCTCAGAGCCAACGGACACTCGTATGTGTGCGACGTCAACGGCTTCAGTTTCGTGAAGAACTCCATGAAGTACTATGACGACTGTGCCAAGATCCTGGG GAACATTGTGATGCGTGAGCTGGCTCCTCAGTTTCAGATCCCCTGGTCCATCCCGACTGAGGCCGAGGACATCCCCATCGTCCCCACCACTTCAGGGACCAT GATGGAGCTGCGCTGTGTCATCGCCATCATCCGACACGGAGACAGGACGCCTaaacagaagatgaagatggaaGTCCGTAACCCCAT GTTCTTCGATCTGTTTGATAAATATGGAGGCTACAAGACGGGGAAActgaagctgaagaaacccaAACAACTGCAG GAGGTGCTGGACATCACACGGCAGCTGCTAGCAGAACTAGGACAACACACTGACTGTGAGATAGAGGAGAAGAAGTCCAAACTGGAGCAGCTGAAGACTGTTCTGGAAAT GTACGGTCACTTCTCTGGCATCAACAGAAAAGTGCAGTTAACGTACCTGCCACACGGGCAGCCCAAGACCTCCAGTGAGGAGGAAG ACACGCGTAAGGAAGCTCCgtctctgctgctggtgctgaagtgggggggggagctgacTCCTGCTGGACGAGTTCAGGCCGAGGAGCTGGGAAGAGCCTTCCGCTGCATGTACCCCGGAGGTCAAG GAGACTACGCTGGATTTCCCGGCTGCGGGTTGCTGCGTCTGCACAGCACCTACAGACATGACCTGAAGATCTACGCCTCCGATGAAGGACGCGTGCAGATGACGGCCGCAGCTTTCGCTAAG ggtttGCTGGCGCTGGAGGGGGAGCTGACCCCCATCCTGGTGCAGATGGTGAAGAGCGCCAACATGAACGGGCTGCTGGACAACGACAGCGACTCGCTGAGCAGCTGCCAGCACCGGGTCAAGGCCCGGCTCCACGACATTCTCCAGAAGGACCGGGTCTTCATCGATGAAGACTACGATCGG CTGGCACCGAACTGCAGCGCCTCTTTGGTGAACTCGATGAAGATCGTCCAGAACCCGGTGTTCACATGTGACCAGGTCTACGCCCTGATTCAGAATCTCACTTCTCAGATCCGCAAAAGAATGGAGGACCCCAAGTCCGCCG aCCTGCAGCTGTACCACAGTGAGACACTGGAGCTGATGCTGCAGCGCTGGTCCAAACTCGAGAGAGACTTCCGCATGAAGAACGGCCGCTACGACATCAGTAAAATCCCAGATATCTATGACTGTGTGAAGTATGACGTGATCCACAACGCCACCCTGGGCCTGGAGGACACGCTGGAGCTGTTCCGACTGTCCCGGGCTTTGGCCGACATCGTCATCCCACAG gAATATGGCATAAATAAAGGGGAGAAATTGGACATAGCGTACGCCTACTGCCTCCCACTGGTCAGGAAGATCCTGCTGGACCTGCAGAGGACCCACGAGGACGAGTCTGTCAACAAACTACATCCTCT GTACTCTCGAGGAGTGATGTCCCCTGGACGCCACGTCAGGACACGTCTGTACTTCACCAGTGAAAGTCACGTCCACTCTCTGCTCAGCATCCTCCGCTACGGTGGCCTGCTGGAT gaggagaaggaccagCAGTGGAAGCGTGCCATGGATTACCTCAGTGCTGTGTCTGAACTCAACTATATGACCCAGTTAGTCATCATGTTGTATGAGGACAACAATAAG GACCTGACCTCTGAGGAGCGGTTCCACGTGGAGCTCCACTTCAGCCCGGGGGTGAAGggcgtggaggaggaggagaacgctCCCACCGGCTTCGGCTTCAGGCCCGCTTCTGCAGAGGTAGCCCGGCAG AACGGCCAGAAGCAGCCGGACCCCGGCAGCCTGGAGGACCTGACCCGGGACGAGACGGACCGAGCTGTCCCGCTGTCCGAGCCCATCGCCATTCAGAGGAAGTCCCCGCTCATAAGGAACCACAAGACCGGATCCATGGAG GTCCTGTCGGAAACATCCTCCTCCAAAGTGGGCAGCTACCGGCTCTTCTCCTTCTGCTCGCGTCAGTCGCCCGAGATGAAACAAAGTGGACTAG GCTCTCAGTGCGCCGGCCTCTTCAGCACCACCGTCCTAGGTGGGTCCTCTAGCGCCCCTAACCTGCAGGACTACGCACGTGCACACCgcaaaaaattctccagcggcAGTCTGTCCTACAAAGACG aGTTGTTGTCTATGCCGGCAGTAAAACGATTTTCTGTGTCGTTTGCAAAGTATCCGACTAATG GAACACAAGACGACACGTCCACCATAGCAGTGGCTCCACCTCTGTGGTGCAGTGCGACAG agcCCTTTGAGGAGCACCATGTGGCCCAGTTATTGAGGCCTTTCTTCACCGACCCCAGCTTGAGCCGCCACCTCTCTCTGGACGGGGCGCTggcccaccacctccaccagtgCTCCTACCACCTCCGCCTCTTCAGAAACTGGCTGATCTCCGGCCAGGAGCCCCTAGAGTACCTCTACG GCTTTGAAGGCTGCTCCATGGTGCCCTCCATCTATCCTCTGGAGACACTGCACAACTCCCTGTCGCTCAAACAGGTGGACGAGTTCCTCACcggagtgtgtgagagagccgGGGACCCGCACACCAGGACCACCAGAG CTCTGTCGGCCATGTTCGATACCCACAACCAGCCGTCAGTGGACTCGTTCATCCCCCAGAGAgtcctgtcctcctccatctccctcagGTCCCGCTCGGACAGACCTCCTTGGT acaGCAGCGGTCCGTCCAGCACGGTGTCCAGCGCTGGGCCGTCCTCTCCCACCACAGCTGACACGTCCCCACGCTTCAGCTTCAGTGATAAGATCTCCCTGACCTCTCAGAGCAGCGAGGAAACCCACTCGTCTCAGAACATGGCCTCTCAGCCAGCGCCTCCCGTGGGGGCCCTGGACCCAGCTGGACCTGCAGCGTCTCACCCCGCTGGAGTCCCACTGACTCCAAACAACTCCCCAGAGGACGAGGACGCCACTGGTCTCCAGTCAGATCCTCCTGAGGACGGACCAGCCTCAGTGGAACTATCGGACCCTGACCTGAGGCCGGCCTGCTCTGCTCTAGCTGAGCTGGCTCTGGGTCGGATGGAGGGCTACTGCCTCCCCAGCTCTCTGCCGGTGCTCCTGGAGCtcagagagagcagcagtgagGCGGGCTCCAGCTCCCAGACGCCTCAGTCCCCTGAGGGCCCGGACGAGTTCTTTGACACCCAGGAGTCCATGGAGTTGTGGATGGACAGTCCAGAGAGCCCCCCCCCGCCGGACACGCCTCTGGAGGCTGGAGCCACTCACCCAGCTGAGCCGTAG
- the ppip5k1a gene encoding inositol hexakisphosphate and diphosphoinositol-pentakisphosphate kinase 2 isoform X1 — MSEPNSPGESRRGAPRFFVGCEDDESEALEDSMRTDMDLYEDDEDTDSPPEQQIEVGICCMMKKSKSKPMTQILERLCRFEYITVVIFPEDVILNESVDKWPLCDCLISFHSKGFPLDKAVSYAKLRNPLLINDLNMQYYIQDRREVYRILQEEGIDLPRYAVLNRDPDKPDECNLVEGEDHVEVNGEIFQKPFVEKPVCAEDHNVYIYYPTSAGGGSQRLFRKIGSRSSVYSPESCVRKTGSYIYEEFMPTDGTDVKVYTVGPDYAHAEARKSPALDGKVERDSEGKEVRYPVMLSAMEKLVARKVCLAFKQTVCGFDLLRANGHSYVCDVNGFSFVKNSMKYYDDCAKILGNIVMRELAPQFQIPWSIPTEAEDIPIVPTTSGTMMELRCVIAIIRHGDRTPKQKMKMEVRNPMFFDLFDKYGGYKTGKLKLKKPKQLQEVLDITRQLLAELGQHTDCEIEEKKSKLEQLKTVLEMYGHFSGINRKVQLTYLPHGQPKTSSEEEDTRKEAPSLLLVLKWGGELTPAGRVQAEELGRAFRCMYPGGQGDYAGFPGCGLLRLHSTYRHDLKIYASDEGRVQMTAAAFAKGLLALEGELTPILVQMVKSANMNGLLDNDSDSLSSCQHRVKARLHDILQKDRVFIDEDYDRLAPNCSASLVNSMKIVQNPVFTCDQVYALIQNLTSQIRKRMEDPKSADLQLYHSETLELMLQRWSKLERDFRMKNGRYDISKIPDIYDCVKYDVIHNATLGLEDTLELFRLSRALADIVIPQEYGINKGEKLDIAYAYCLPLVRKILLDLQRTHEDESVNKLHPLYSRGVMSPGRHVRTRLYFTSESHVHSLLSILRYGGLLDEEKDQQWKRAMDYLSAVSELNYMTQLVIMLYEDNNKDLTSEERFHVELHFSPGVKGVEEEENAPTGFGFRPASAEVARQNGQKQPDPGSLEDLTRDETDRAVPLSEPIAIQRKSPLIRNHKTGSMEVLSETSSSKVGSYRLFSFCSRQSPEMKQSGLGSQCAGLFSTTVLGGSSSAPNLQDYARAHRKKFSSGSLSYKDELLSMPAVKRFSVSFAKYPTNGFEGCSMVPSIYPLETLHNSLSLKQVDEFLTGVCERAGDPHTRTTRALSAMFDTHNQPSVDSFIPQRVLSSSISLRSRSDRPPWYSSGPSSTVSSAGPSSPTTADTSPRFSFSDKISLTSQSSEETHSSQNMASQPAPPVGALDPAGPAASHPAGVPLTPNNSPEDEDATGLQSDPPEDGPASVELSDPDLRPACSALAELALGRMEGYCLPSSLPVLLELRESSSEAGSSSQTPQSPEGPDEFFDTQESMELWMDSPESPPPPDTPLEAGATHPAEP, encoded by the exons GCTTCCCACTGGACAAGGCCGTGAGCTACGCCAAACTTAGAAATCCTCTGCTCATCAACGACCTGAACATGCAGTACTACATTCAGGACAG GAGGGAGGTGTATCGCATCCTGCAGGAGGAAGGGATCGACCTGCCACGCTATGCCGTGCTGAACCGTGACCCAGATAAACCAGATG AATGCaacctggtggaaggagagGACCACGTGGAGGTGAACGGAGAGATCTTCCAGAAGCCTTTCGTTGAGAAGCCCGTCTGTGCCGAGGACCACAACGTCTACATCTACTACCCCACGTCTGCTGGTGGTGGCAGCCAGCGTCTCTTCAGAAAG ATTGGGAGTCGGAGCAGCGTGTACTCACCGGAGAGCTGTGTGAGGAAGACGGGCTCGTACATCTATGAAGAGTTCATGCCAACAGATGGAACTGACGTCAAG GTTTACACAGTGGGACCGGACTACGCTCATGCTGAGGCCCGGAAGTCTCCGGCTCTGGACGGGAAGGTGGAGCGAGACAGCGAAGGCAAGGAGGTGCGCTACCCCGTCATGCTCTCAGCCATGGAGAAACTGGTGGCCCGCAAGGTCTGCCTGGCGTTTAAG CAAACGGTCTGTGGCTTCGACCTCCTCAGAGCCAACGGACACTCGTATGTGTGCGACGTCAACGGCTTCAGTTTCGTGAAGAACTCCATGAAGTACTATGACGACTGTGCCAAGATCCTGGG GAACATTGTGATGCGTGAGCTGGCTCCTCAGTTTCAGATCCCCTGGTCCATCCCGACTGAGGCCGAGGACATCCCCATCGTCCCCACCACTTCAGGGACCAT GATGGAGCTGCGCTGTGTCATCGCCATCATCCGACACGGAGACAGGACGCCTaaacagaagatgaagatggaaGTCCGTAACCCCAT GTTCTTCGATCTGTTTGATAAATATGGAGGCTACAAGACGGGGAAActgaagctgaagaaacccaAACAACTGCAG GAGGTGCTGGACATCACACGGCAGCTGCTAGCAGAACTAGGACAACACACTGACTGTGAGATAGAGGAGAAGAAGTCCAAACTGGAGCAGCTGAAGACTGTTCTGGAAAT GTACGGTCACTTCTCTGGCATCAACAGAAAAGTGCAGTTAACGTACCTGCCACACGGGCAGCCCAAGACCTCCAGTGAGGAGGAAG ACACGCGTAAGGAAGCTCCgtctctgctgctggtgctgaagtgggggggggagctgacTCCTGCTGGACGAGTTCAGGCCGAGGAGCTGGGAAGAGCCTTCCGCTGCATGTACCCCGGAGGTCAAG GAGACTACGCTGGATTTCCCGGCTGCGGGTTGCTGCGTCTGCACAGCACCTACAGACATGACCTGAAGATCTACGCCTCCGATGAAGGACGCGTGCAGATGACGGCCGCAGCTTTCGCTAAG ggtttGCTGGCGCTGGAGGGGGAGCTGACCCCCATCCTGGTGCAGATGGTGAAGAGCGCCAACATGAACGGGCTGCTGGACAACGACAGCGACTCGCTGAGCAGCTGCCAGCACCGGGTCAAGGCCCGGCTCCACGACATTCTCCAGAAGGACCGGGTCTTCATCGATGAAGACTACGATCGG CTGGCACCGAACTGCAGCGCCTCTTTGGTGAACTCGATGAAGATCGTCCAGAACCCGGTGTTCACATGTGACCAGGTCTACGCCCTGATTCAGAATCTCACTTCTCAGATCCGCAAAAGAATGGAGGACCCCAAGTCCGCCG aCCTGCAGCTGTACCACAGTGAGACACTGGAGCTGATGCTGCAGCGCTGGTCCAAACTCGAGAGAGACTTCCGCATGAAGAACGGCCGCTACGACATCAGTAAAATCCCAGATATCTATGACTGTGTGAAGTATGACGTGATCCACAACGCCACCCTGGGCCTGGAGGACACGCTGGAGCTGTTCCGACTGTCCCGGGCTTTGGCCGACATCGTCATCCCACAG gAATATGGCATAAATAAAGGGGAGAAATTGGACATAGCGTACGCCTACTGCCTCCCACTGGTCAGGAAGATCCTGCTGGACCTGCAGAGGACCCACGAGGACGAGTCTGTCAACAAACTACATCCTCT GTACTCTCGAGGAGTGATGTCCCCTGGACGCCACGTCAGGACACGTCTGTACTTCACCAGTGAAAGTCACGTCCACTCTCTGCTCAGCATCCTCCGCTACGGTGGCCTGCTGGAT gaggagaaggaccagCAGTGGAAGCGTGCCATGGATTACCTCAGTGCTGTGTCTGAACTCAACTATATGACCCAGTTAGTCATCATGTTGTATGAGGACAACAATAAG GACCTGACCTCTGAGGAGCGGTTCCACGTGGAGCTCCACTTCAGCCCGGGGGTGAAGggcgtggaggaggaggagaacgctCCCACCGGCTTCGGCTTCAGGCCCGCTTCTGCAGAGGTAGCCCGGCAG AACGGCCAGAAGCAGCCGGACCCCGGCAGCCTGGAGGACCTGACCCGGGACGAGACGGACCGAGCTGTCCCGCTGTCCGAGCCCATCGCCATTCAGAGGAAGTCCCCGCTCATAAGGAACCACAAGACCGGATCCATGGAG GTCCTGTCGGAAACATCCTCCTCCAAAGTGGGCAGCTACCGGCTCTTCTCCTTCTGCTCGCGTCAGTCGCCCGAGATGAAACAAAGTGGACTAG GCTCTCAGTGCGCCGGCCTCTTCAGCACCACCGTCCTAGGTGGGTCCTCTAGCGCCCCTAACCTGCAGGACTACGCACGTGCACACCgcaaaaaattctccagcggcAGTCTGTCCTACAAAGACG aGTTGTTGTCTATGCCGGCAGTAAAACGATTTTCTGTGTCGTTTGCAAAGTATCCGACTAATG GCTTTGAAGGCTGCTCCATGGTGCCCTCCATCTATCCTCTGGAGACACTGCACAACTCCCTGTCGCTCAAACAGGTGGACGAGTTCCTCACcggagtgtgtgagagagccgGGGACCCGCACACCAGGACCACCAGAG CTCTGTCGGCCATGTTCGATACCCACAACCAGCCGTCAGTGGACTCGTTCATCCCCCAGAGAgtcctgtcctcctccatctccctcagGTCCCGCTCGGACAGACCTCCTTGGT acaGCAGCGGTCCGTCCAGCACGGTGTCCAGCGCTGGGCCGTCCTCTCCCACCACAGCTGACACGTCCCCACGCTTCAGCTTCAGTGATAAGATCTCCCTGACCTCTCAGAGCAGCGAGGAAACCCACTCGTCTCAGAACATGGCCTCTCAGCCAGCGCCTCCCGTGGGGGCCCTGGACCCAGCTGGACCTGCAGCGTCTCACCCCGCTGGAGTCCCACTGACTCCAAACAACTCCCCAGAGGACGAGGACGCCACTGGTCTCCAGTCAGATCCTCCTGAGGACGGACCAGCCTCAGTGGAACTATCGGACCCTGACCTGAGGCCGGCCTGCTCTGCTCTAGCTGAGCTGGCTCTGGGTCGGATGGAGGGCTACTGCCTCCCCAGCTCTCTGCCGGTGCTCCTGGAGCtcagagagagcagcagtgagGCGGGCTCCAGCTCCCAGACGCCTCAGTCCCCTGAGGGCCCGGACGAGTTCTTTGACACCCAGGAGTCCATGGAGTTGTGGATGGACAGTCCAGAGAGCCCCCCCCCGCCGGACACGCCTCTGGAGGCTGGAGCCACTCACCCAGCTGAGCCGTAG